Proteins from a genomic interval of Gordonia sp. SL306:
- a CDS encoding THUMP-like domain-containing protein, whose amino-acid sequence MGYRFTLDDVAFLQTPLGIEALDSASMLDLSAASMLADIGELRRRYGSYDGALIETVLCRRRGRARLHAADDMLFTDDALQQATASAVARHRAAEIAERFGGAVVHDVTCSIGAEIMELAAHEGISGVLGSDVDPVRLRMARHNGSLSDRRTTIVRADALTPTSTADVVLADPARRSGAGRVFRLDQLTPPLLDVLTTYAGRPIGVKCAPGLDYRMLRDRFGFDGQVQITSLDGAVREACLWTERDGEPNRRATVLRSRPDGSVATYEVVDDGADQVPVGEVGRWIVDPDGAVVRAGLVRNYARRHRLWQLDPQIAYLTGDDVPAGERGFRVIEATGVAEKELRKRLAAHDCGSLEILVRGLDVDPDRLRKRLKLGGSRPLSLVLTRIGRKGIGFLCEPGVRF is encoded by the coding sequence ATGGGGTACCGATTCACACTCGACGACGTCGCCTTCTTGCAGACGCCACTGGGCATCGAGGCGCTCGACTCCGCCTCGATGCTCGACCTCTCGGCGGCGTCGATGCTCGCCGACATCGGTGAGCTGCGCCGACGGTACGGCTCATACGACGGCGCTCTGATCGAGACGGTGCTGTGCCGTCGTCGAGGACGCGCGAGACTTCACGCGGCCGACGACATGTTGTTCACCGACGACGCGCTGCAACAGGCGACCGCCAGTGCGGTGGCCCGACACCGTGCGGCCGAGATCGCCGAGCGCTTCGGGGGGGCGGTGGTGCACGACGTCACGTGTTCGATCGGCGCCGAGATCATGGAGCTCGCGGCGCACGAAGGGATCTCGGGTGTACTCGGCAGCGACGTCGACCCGGTGCGTCTGCGCATGGCTCGCCACAACGGATCGTTGTCCGACCGCCGGACCACGATCGTCCGGGCCGACGCCCTGACCCCGACCTCCACCGCGGATGTCGTGCTCGCCGATCCGGCGCGCAGATCCGGGGCCGGACGGGTGTTCCGGCTCGATCAGCTCACGCCGCCGCTACTCGATGTGCTCACCACTTACGCCGGTCGACCGATCGGTGTGAAATGCGCTCCGGGGCTGGACTACCGGATGCTCCGAGATCGCTTCGGATTCGACGGTCAGGTGCAGATCACCTCGCTCGACGGGGCGGTTCGCGAGGCCTGCCTGTGGACCGAACGTGATGGTGAGCCGAATCGGCGCGCCACCGTCCTGCGGTCCCGTCCGGACGGCTCGGTGGCGACCTATGAGGTCGTCGACGACGGTGCCGACCAGGTGCCGGTCGGGGAGGTCGGGCGTTGGATCGTCGACCCGGACGGCGCGGTCGTGCGGGCCGGACTGGTCCGCAATTACGCTCGCCGACACCGGCTCTGGCAGCTCGACCCGCAGATCGCCTACCTCACCGGCGACGACGTGCCGGCCGGGGAGCGAGGCTTTAGGGTCATCGAGGCCACCGGTGTCGCCGAGAAGGAACTGCGCAAGCGTCTTGCCGCCCACGACTGCGGAAGCCTCGAGATCTTGGTCCGCGGACTCGATGTGGACCCGGATCGGCTTCGCAAACGGTTGAAGCTCGGCGGTTCCCGGCCCCTGTCGCTCGTCCTGACCCGTATCGGCCGCAAGGGGATCGGTTTTCTCTGCGAACCCGGCGTCCGGTTCTGA